One region of Malania oleifera isolate guangnan ecotype guangnan chromosome 6, ASM2987363v1, whole genome shotgun sequence genomic DNA includes:
- the LOC131157389 gene encoding uncharacterized protein LOC131157389 encodes MKVRSSVKKMCEFCRTVKRRGRVYVFCSANPKHKQRQGLSTFAYEGPPPTMSSDANVKLEGSFSHSMRQGLAALVPKKPEPSLTFGSQYWRVGLASLLFKQRH; translated from the exons ATGAAGGTGCGATCATCAGTGAAGAAGATGTGTGAGTTTTGTAGGACGGTTAAACGTCGTGGGCGAGTATATGTGTTCTGCTCAGCCAATCCAAAGCACAAGCAACGACAAGGGCTATCTACGTTTGCATATGAAGGCCCACCACCTACTAT GTCATCAGATGCAAATGTCAAGCTAGAGGGATCATTCAGTCACAGCATGCGGCAAGGACTGGCAGCACTTGTCCCGAAAAAACCCGAGCCCTCTTTGACATTTGGATCTCAGTATTGGAGAGTAGGTCTGGCTTCTCTGCTATTCAAACAGCGCCATTAG